In Triplophysa rosa linkage group LG7, Trosa_1v2, whole genome shotgun sequence, the following proteins share a genomic window:
- the rtn4a gene encoding reticulon-4a isoform X2, which translates to MSLALRASRVLLAQCLISDEMSDMDSKQVVDLLYWRDVQRTGVVFGASLLLLLSLSACSVISVVSYVALALLSVTISFRIYKGILQAVQKSEDGHPFKMYLDKDIAIPTEMIHKYSDMGLKHINTGVKELRRLFLVEDLVDSLKFAVLMWILTYVGALFNGLTIIIWGLIGVFSWPIIYEKHQAQIDHYYGLVNKQIKDIVAKIQAKIPGSKPKAE; encoded by the exons ATGTCATTGGCCCTTCGTGCTTCGCGTGTGCTCTTGGCTCAGTGTCTGATCTCAGATGAGATGAGCGACATGGATTCCAAACAAG TGGTGGACCTGCTGTATTGGCGAGACGTGCAGAGGACGGGGGTGGTGTTCGGTGCCAGTTTGCTCCTCCTGTTGTCTCTCAGCGCGTGCAGTGTTATCAGCGTGGTGTCCTACGTGGCCCTGGCCCTGCTGTCCGTCACCATCTCCTTCAGAATATACAAGGGCATTTTACAAGCCGTTCAGAAATCTGAGGATGGACACCCCTTCAA GATGTACCTGGATAAGGATATCGCGATCCCTACGGAGATGATTCATAAGTatagtgacatgggtctgaAGCACATCAACACTGGCGTCAAGGAGCTGAGACGGCTCTTCCTGGTGGAGGATCTGGTGGACTCGCTCAAG tttgCAGTTCTCATGTGGATCCTGACCTATGTGGGTGCCTTGTTCAATGGTCTGACCATCATTATTTGGG GACTCATTGGTGTGTTCAGCTGGCCGATCATCTATGAGAAACATCAG GCACAAATTGACCATTACTACGGACTGGTGAACAAGCAAATCAAAGATATTGTGGCGAA GATCCAGGCCAAGATACCCGGATCGAAACCAAAGGCCGAGTGA
- the rtn4a gene encoding reticulon-4a isoform X1: MDDQMEISSTTPSYGFQDEDGAEHVNSQMDEAADFLSREAVAHVPEDDILDLAGGAKDAIERHKSTLPRAEEPRLDLKQEPEPSSTFDLPEPEAVKPAPIGSATKPTKVEEKEEKTAVTPAKTKSLLVDLLYWRDVQRTGVVFGASLLLLLSLSACSVISVVSYVALALLSVTISFRIYKGILQAVQKSEDGHPFKMYLDKDIAIPTEMIHKYSDMGLKHINTGVKELRRLFLVEDLVDSLKFAVLMWILTYVGALFNGLTIIIWGLIGVFSWPIIYEKHQAQIDHYYGLVNKQIKDIVAKIQAKIPGSKPKAE; this comes from the exons ATGGATGATCAGATGGAAATCAGCTCCACGACACCGTCATACGGGTTTCAGGATGAAGATGGAGCAGAGCACGTGAACTCACAAATGGATGAAGCAGCGGATTTTCTCAGCAGAGAGGCTGTGGCTCATGTACCAGAGGATGATATTTTGGATCTGGCCGGGGGTGCGAAAGATGCGATCGAGAGGCACAAATCCACACTGCCACGCGCCGAAGAACCACGACTGGACTTAAAGCAAGAACCAGAACCATCATCAACCTTTGATCTTCCAGAGCCTGAAGCTGTCAAACCAGCACCGATCGGAAGCGCAACAAAACCGACGAAAGTAGAGGAAAAAGAGGAGAAAACAGCAGTCACACCAGCCAAAACGAAATCTTTAC TGGTGGACCTGCTGTATTGGCGAGACGTGCAGAGGACGGGGGTGGTGTTCGGTGCCAGTTTGCTCCTCCTGTTGTCTCTCAGCGCGTGCAGTGTTATCAGCGTGGTGTCCTACGTGGCCCTGGCCCTGCTGTCCGTCACCATCTCCTTCAGAATATACAAGGGCATTTTACAAGCCGTTCAGAAATCTGAGGATGGACACCCCTTCAA GATGTACCTGGATAAGGATATCGCGATCCCTACGGAGATGATTCATAAGTatagtgacatgggtctgaAGCACATCAACACTGGCGTCAAGGAGCTGAGACGGCTCTTCCTGGTGGAGGATCTGGTGGACTCGCTCAAG tttgCAGTTCTCATGTGGATCCTGACCTATGTGGGTGCCTTGTTCAATGGTCTGACCATCATTATTTGGG GACTCATTGGTGTGTTCAGCTGGCCGATCATCTATGAGAAACATCAG GCACAAATTGACCATTACTACGGACTGGTGAACAAGCAAATCAAAGATATTGTGGCGAA GATCCAGGCCAAGATACCCGGATCGAAACCAAAGGCCGAGTGA
- the rtn4a gene encoding reticulon-4a isoform X3: protein MYANSDNSTTSGMEIKHWKEQVVDLLYWRDVQRTGVVFGASLLLLLSLSACSVISVVSYVALALLSVTISFRIYKGILQAVQKSEDGHPFKMYLDKDIAIPTEMIHKYSDMGLKHINTGVKELRRLFLVEDLVDSLKFAVLMWILTYVGALFNGLTIIIWGLIGVFSWPIIYEKHQAQIDHYYGLVNKQIKDIVAKIQAKIPGSKPKAE from the exons ATGTACGCCAATTCAGATAACTCAACAACCTCGGGGATGGAGATTAAACATTGGAAAGAACAGG TGGTGGACCTGCTGTATTGGCGAGACGTGCAGAGGACGGGGGTGGTGTTCGGTGCCAGTTTGCTCCTCCTGTTGTCTCTCAGCGCGTGCAGTGTTATCAGCGTGGTGTCCTACGTGGCCCTGGCCCTGCTGTCCGTCACCATCTCCTTCAGAATATACAAGGGCATTTTACAAGCCGTTCAGAAATCTGAGGATGGACACCCCTTCAA GATGTACCTGGATAAGGATATCGCGATCCCTACGGAGATGATTCATAAGTatagtgacatgggtctgaAGCACATCAACACTGGCGTCAAGGAGCTGAGACGGCTCTTCCTGGTGGAGGATCTGGTGGACTCGCTCAAG tttgCAGTTCTCATGTGGATCCTGACCTATGTGGGTGCCTTGTTCAATGGTCTGACCATCATTATTTGGG GACTCATTGGTGTGTTCAGCTGGCCGATCATCTATGAGAAACATCAG GCACAAATTGACCATTACTACGGACTGGTGAACAAGCAAATCAAAGATATTGTGGCGAA GATCCAGGCCAAGATACCCGGATCGAAACCAAAGGCCGAGTGA